A single genomic interval of Oncorhynchus gorbuscha isolate QuinsamMale2020 ecotype Even-year linkage group LG25, OgorEven_v1.0, whole genome shotgun sequence harbors:
- the ccdc96 gene encoding coiled-coil domain-containing protein 96, with protein MDGNAEQKEHDPGSNPNIENTELKNDEQLQHTPAEEPSEEGKSTNADYCKNIADTATDEAEEVVAVEQSGQESEKALGEQATEGISAETEGGNPAASEPGEGAGDESPTGPNLQTSETFEEGEVPEMKPLTGEHLSREGSLTLEDVDNNNDDEDGPPKLDPGTPEGESSVQVEEKGPSLTKETGPSIDYKEYMNFLYELQAEKDKLSQVNGQLQIKLVEYFRKKTGDDARPEKEKAVSDQEQRYQKYMAIMEDLKWQHRLDSEAAQQQAEELRQQSQEKLGQLETEWSAFMALKRDMAVTALSRRLGKQAAEVEVEQIQAAEQRRQKELVTVRLENIKLKNKTRKFEATLRAKEMLAEGLHLIDFEQLKIENQTYNEKIEERNEELLKLRKKITSTVQVLTHVKEKLQFVQMENQDKRTQLAEVEVVVARTRDVLTRTKQARDGLRMDNLKLRQRCGLLGNEILLRDFEEKVDASDDLEERLEGLKRRHAELILKCAGVKKKLEYTKP; from the coding sequence ATGGATGGGAATGCAGAGCAGAAAGAGCATGACCCTGGGTCCAATCCCAACATTGAAAACACAGAGCTGAAGAACGATGAGCAACTCCAGCATACACCAGCTGAAGAGCCCTCAGAAGAGGGCAAATCCACTAATGCTGATTACTGTAAGAATATAGCTGACACGGCTACAGATGAGGCTGAGGAGGTGGTAGCAGTGGAGCAGAGTGGGCAAGAGTCTGAAAAAGCTTTAGGGGAACAGGCAACAGAGGGTATCTCAgctgagacagagggagggaacccAGCCGCTTCTGAGCCAGGAGAGGGCGCTGGAGATGAGTCACCCACAGGACCCAACCTACAAACGAGTGAGACATTCGAAGAGGGAGAGGTCCCGGAGATGAAGCCTCTAACAGGGGAGCATCTCTCCCGCGAGGGGAGCCTCACACTCGAAGATGTCGACAACAACAATGATGATGAAGACGGACCGCCAAAACTAGACCCAGGGACTCCCGAAGGGGAGAGTTCCGTGCAGGTTGAGGAAAAGGGTCCCTCTCTAACCAAAGAGACGGGCCCCAGCATCGACTACAAAGAGTACATGAACTTCCTTTATGAGTTGCAGGCGGAGAAGGACAAACTGAGCCAGGTCAACGGTCAGCTCCAGATCAAGCTGGTGGAGTACTTCCGCAAGAAGACAGGTGATGACGCACGTCCGGAGAAGGAGAAAGCCGTGTCGGACCAGGAGCAGCGCTACCAGAAGTACATGGCCATCATGGAGGACCTGAAGTGGCAGCACCGGCTGGACTCGGAGGCAGCCCAGCAGCAGGCAGAGGAGCTGAGGCAGCAGAGCCAGGAGAAGCTGGGCCAGCTGGAGACCGAGTGGAGCGCTTTCATGGCACTGAAGCGCGACATGGCCGTGACAGCCCTGAGCCGGCGGCTTGGGAAACAGGCGGCGGAGGTCGAGGTAGAGCAGATCCAGGCGGCCGAGCAGCGGCGCCAGAAAGAGCTGGTCACCGTGCGCCTGGAGAATATCAAGCTAAAGAACAAGACGCGCAAGTTTGAGGCCACACTGCGTGCCAAGGAGATGCTCGCTGAGGGCCTGCACCTCATCGACTTCGAGCAGCTGAAGATAGAGAACCAGACGTATAATGAGAAGATAGAGGAGCGCAACGAGGAGCTCCTTAAACTGCGCAAGAAGATCACCAGCACAGTCCAGGTACTAACACATGTGAAGGAGAAGCTCCAGTTCGTGCAGATGGAGAACCAGGACAAGCGGACCCAGTTGgctgaggtggaggtggtggtggccAGGACGAGGGATGTGCTGACCAGGACCAAGCAGGCCAGGGATGGCCTCCGCATGGACAACCTGAAGCTGCGCCAGCGCTGCGGCCTGCTGGGCAACGAGATCCTGCTGAGGGACTTTGAGGAGAAGGTTGACGCCTCAGACGACctggaggagaggctggaggggCTGAAGAGGAGGCATGCAGAGCTCATACTGAAGTGTGCCGGGGTCAAGAAGAAACTGGAGTacaccaaaccctaa
- the LOC124014389 gene encoding transcriptional adapter 2-beta-like, which yields MADLGKKYCVNCLADVTNLRLRCTDCPDIELCPECFSAGAEIGNHRRWHGYQQVDGGRFTLWGPEAEGGWTSREEQSLLDAIEQYGFGNWEDMATHVGASRTPQDVMDHYVGMYIHGNLGKACVPDSIPNRVTDHTCPSGGPLSPSLTTPLPPLDVTLGEQQQLGYMPLRDDYEMEYDQEAEKLISGLSVNYDDEDVEIEMKRAHVDMYVRKLRERQRRKNVARDYNLVPVFLGRDKKEKQSTLGVVGGGGGVVVGVVGSLPTPTTPAVTPGAPAVPTVPKRKIPKEEKEQRIKLRGMCQFMAQREFEDLFHNMHKERVLRAKVRELQRYRRNGIARLDEAAEYEAARHKREKRKENKSVATSKTGRGGGTGGGLGGGTGGGLGGGTGGGLGGGTGGGLGGVIKEEGEDGEFPAIENLAGFELLSDREKVLCNSLNLSPTRYLTVKTIIIKDHLQKSQGIPSKSRLPSYLDKVLKKRILSFLTESGWISRDTS from the exons ATGGCCGACCTAGGAAAGAAGTACTGCGTAAACTGCCTTGCAGACGTTACGAATCTGCGGCTTCGCTGTACTGACTGTCCAGATATCGAACTTTGTCCGGAGTGCTTCTCCGCGGGTGCAGAAATCGGTAATCACCGGCGATGGCACGGTTATCAGCAAGTCGACGGCGGGCGCTTCACCCTCTGGGGTCCTGAAGCGGAGGGAGGATGGACTAGCAGGGAAGAGCAGTCGCTCCTCGACGCGATCGAGCAATATGGCTTTGGAAACTGG GAGGACATGGCCACTCATGTAGGAGCATCTCGGACCCCCCAGGATGTCATGGACCACTACGTCGGCATGTACATCCATGGCAACCTGGGAAAGGCCTGCGTCCCCGACAGCATCCCCAACCGGGTGACTGATCACACCTGCCCCAGCGGCGGCCCCCTGTCCCCCAGCCTCACCACCCCCCTGCCTCCCCTTGACGTGACCCTGGGCGAGCAGCAACAGCTGGGCTACATGCCGCTCCGCGACGACTATGAGATGGAGTACGACCAGGAGGCGGAGAAGCTCATCAGCGGCCTGTCGGTCAACTACGACGATGAAGACGTGGAGATCGAGATGAAGCGCGCGCACGTGGACATGTACGTGCGCAAGCTCCGCGAGCGCCAGCGCCGCAAAAATGTGGCCCGCGACTACAACCTGGTGCCCGTCTTCCTAGGCCGCGACAAGAAGGAGAAGCAAAGCACGCTGGGagttgtaggtggtggtggtggcgtcGTCGTCGGAGTGGTGGGGAGCCTTCCGACGCCAACCACCCCCGCGGTGACGCCGGGAGCTCCAGCCGTCCCGACGGTGCCGAAGCGTAAGATCCCCAAGGAGGAGAAGGAGCAGCGGATCAAGTTACGGGGGATGTGCCAGTTCATGGCTCAGCGGGAGTTTGAGGACTTGTTCCACAACATGCACAAGGAGCGCGTGCTGCGCGCCAAAGTACGGGAGCTGCAGCGCTACCGCCGCAACGGCATCGCACGACTGGACGAGGCGGCCGAGTACGAGGCGGCGAGGCACAAACGGGAGAAACGCAAGGAGAACAAGAGCGTAGCTACCTCGAAAACGGGCCGGGgcggagggacagggggagggcttggcggagggacagggggagggcttggcggagggacagggggagggcttggcggagggacagggggagggcTTGGCGGTGTTATCAAAGAGGAGGGCGAGGATGGCGAGTTTCCGGCCATAGAGAACCTGGCGGGCTTTGAGCTGCTGTCAGACCGGGAGAAGGTGCTGTGCAATTCACTTAACCTCAGCCCCACGCGCTACCTGACTGTCAAGACAATCATCATCAAAGACCACCTGCAGAAGAGCCAGGGCATTCCCTCCAAGAGCCGGCTGCCCAGCTACCTAGACAAGGTGCTCAAGAAACGCATCCTCAGCTTCCTCACAGAGAGCGGCTGGATATCCCGGGACACGTCCTAA
- the LOC124014310 gene encoding uncharacterized protein LOC124014310 isoform X2 yields the protein MMGCLVVTGVLLVILLFHPPAAQMESPDTDVEAVRFEEFCLKISDDSHCTTAEPERRQTVANKEAAESTQVATSSPSDDKEGIPPGHGELGPIEREGCRCETWQEHTTDRSLVSSIDFRFPATDVCNSTEIMPSTDPDWEGTTTPSPNTSAVSLSPTTQTEEQMRLTPPRELVMDFLFGDSAQAPPGSKGSFGQQGHGLQRCICITKEARRIGKLISKIQFNAPSSRCNVVEIIATLKTSGQEVCLDVTALWVRKILEKLKV from the exons ATGATGGGTTGTCTCGTGGTCACCGGGGTTCTACTTGTGATTCTACTGTTCCATCCTCCAGCAGCTCAGA TGGAGAGCCCAGATACAGATGTGGAGGCCGTGAGATTCGAAGAGTTTTGTCTGAAAATCTCTGATGATTCGCACTGTACAACTGCTGAACCAGAGCGCAGACAAACGGTTGCCAACAAGGAGGCAGCTGAGAGCACACAAGTGGCAACGTCTTCCCCGTCGGATGACAAGGAAG GCATCCCACCAGGCCATGGTGAACTGGGGCcgatagagagggaagggtgtCGCTGCGAGACGTGGCAGGAACACACAACTGACCGGTCTCTTGTCAGCAGCATAGACTTCAGGTTCCCTGCAACGGACGTGTGTAACTCCACTGAgatcat GCCTTCAACTGACCCAGACTGGGAAGGGACCACAACCCCCAGCCCAAACACCTCTGCAGTATCCTTGTccccaaccacacagacagaggaaCAAATGAGATTGACACCACCAAGGGAATTAGTCATGGACTTTTTATTTGGAGATAGTGCACAAGCACCCCCGGGATCCAAAGGAAGCTTTGGACAACAGGG GCATGGTCTGCAGAGATGCATATGCATCACAAAGGAGGCCAGAAGGATAGGAAAGTTAATCTCTAAAATACAGTTTAACGCACCCTCTTCACGCTGCAACGTTGTGGAGATTAT TGCGACTCTGAAGACGTCAGGTCAAGAGGTTTGCTTGGATGTCACTGCTCTCTGGGTACGCAAAATCCTGGAGAAATTAAAAGTATAA
- the LOC124013815 gene encoding pepsin A-like, translating to MMKWAVLLCSLVALSECNTKISLIKGKTARETLMEKGIWEETRLKFPYNPMAKFYQTGDEAMTNDADLSYYGVISIGTPPQSFNVIFDTGSSNLWVPSVYCSSQACQNHAEFNPSQSSTFTWANKPVSIQYGTGSMTGQLAYDTVSVGGISVTQQIFGASQTEAPFMANMVADGILGLAFPNLAASGATPVFDNMMSQGLVSQNLFSVYLSGNSAEGSVVSFGDIESNYYTGQIAWIPLSSETYWQINMDSVTINGNTVACSGGCQAIVDTGTSLIVGPTTDINNMNSWVGATTDQYGDASVNCNNIPNMPDVTFTLNGNAFTISASAYTSQNSNGCMTGFGNGGTQQLWILGDVFIRQYYAIFDRQNNYVGLAQAA from the exons ATGATGAAGTGGGCTGTCCTCCTGTGTTCCCTAGTGGCCCTCTCCGAGTGTAATACCAA AATCTCTCTGATCAAGGGGAAGACTGCCAGAGAGACCCTAATGGAGAAGGGTATATGGGAGGAGACCAGGCTGAAGTTCCCCTACAACCCTATGGCCAAGTTCTACCAGACTGGTGATGAGGCTATGACCAACGATGCTGAT TTGTCCTACTACGGCGTGATTTCCATCGGAACCCCTCCCCAGTCCTTCAACGTCATCTTTGACACGGGCTCCTCCAACCTGTGGGTTCCCTCTGTCTACTGCTCCAGCCAGGCCTGCC AGAACCATGCCGAGTTCAACCCTTCTCAGTCCAGCACCTTCACGTGGGCCAACAAGCCTGTTTCTATTCAGTACGGAACTGGCAGCATGACTGGGCAGCTGGCATACGACACTGTTTCG GTGGGAGGTATCTCTGTGACTCAGCAGATCTTTGGTGccagtcagaccgaggctccctTCATGGCCAACATGGTTGCCGATGGTATCCTGGGCCTGGCTTTCCCCAACCTGGCGGCCTCTGGGGCCACACCAGTCTTTGACAACATGATGAGTCAGGGCCTCGTTTCCCAGAACCTCTTCTCTGTCTACCTGAGCGG AAACTCAGCAGAGGGTAGCGTGGTGTCTTTCGGAGACATTGAGTCTAACTACTACACCGGACAGATCGCCTGGATCCCCCTGTCCTCTGAGACCTACTGGCAGATCAACATGGACAG CGTTACCATCAACGGCAACACAGTGGCTTGCAGTGGTGGGTGTCAGGCGATCGTAGATACCGGCACCTCCCTGATCGTTGGGCCAACCactgacatcaacaacatgaacAGCTGGGTCGGAGCCACCACTGACCAGTATGGAGac GCCTCCGTGAACTGCAACAACATCCCCAACATGCCCGATGTGACCTTCACCCTCAACGGAAACGCCTTCACCATCTCTGCCTCCGCCTACACCTCCCAG aactCCAATGGCTGCATGACTGGTTTTGGTAACGGTGGAACTCAGCAGCTCTGGATCCTTGGAGATGTCTTCATCAGGCAGTACTACGCCATCTTTGACAGGCAGAACAACTATGTCGGTCTGGCCCAGGCCGCGTAA
- the LOC124014310 gene encoding uncharacterized protein LOC124014310 isoform X1, which produces MMGCLVVTGVLLVILLFHPPAAQMESPDTDVEAVRFEEFCLKISDDSHCTTAEPERRQTVANKEAAESTQVATSSPSDDKEGIPPGHGELGPIEREGCRCETWQEHTTDRSLVSSIDFRFPATDVCNSTEIIETLADGRKVCVNNYLTRYLAPLFGPSTDPDWEGTTTPSPNTSAVSLSPTTQTEEQMRLTPPRELVMDFLFGDSAQAPPGSKGSFGQQGHGLQRCICITKEARRIGKLISKIQFNAPSSRCNVVEIIATLKTSGQEVCLDVTALWVRKILEKLKV; this is translated from the exons ATGATGGGTTGTCTCGTGGTCACCGGGGTTCTACTTGTGATTCTACTGTTCCATCCTCCAGCAGCTCAGA TGGAGAGCCCAGATACAGATGTGGAGGCCGTGAGATTCGAAGAGTTTTGTCTGAAAATCTCTGATGATTCGCACTGTACAACTGCTGAACCAGAGCGCAGACAAACGGTTGCCAACAAGGAGGCAGCTGAGAGCACACAAGTGGCAACGTCTTCCCCGTCGGATGACAAGGAAG GCATCCCACCAGGCCATGGTGAACTGGGGCcgatagagagggaagggtgtCGCTGCGAGACGTGGCAGGAACACACAACTGACCGGTCTCTTGTCAGCAGCATAGACTTCAGGTTCCCTGCAACGGACGTGTGTAACTCCACTGAgatcat TGAGACACTGGCAGATGGTAGGAAGGTTTGTGTGAATAACTATCTCACAAGATACCTTGCACCACTGTTTGG GCCTTCAACTGACCCAGACTGGGAAGGGACCACAACCCCCAGCCCAAACACCTCTGCAGTATCCTTGTccccaaccacacagacagaggaaCAAATGAGATTGACACCACCAAGGGAATTAGTCATGGACTTTTTATTTGGAGATAGTGCACAAGCACCCCCGGGATCCAAAGGAAGCTTTGGACAACAGGG GCATGGTCTGCAGAGATGCATATGCATCACAAAGGAGGCCAGAAGGATAGGAAAGTTAATCTCTAAAATACAGTTTAACGCACCCTCTTCACGCTGCAACGTTGTGGAGATTAT TGCGACTCTGAAGACGTCAGGTCAAGAGGTTTGCTTGGATGTCACTGCTCTCTGGGTACGCAAAATCCTGGAGAAATTAAAAGTATAA